From the genome of Gemmatimonas phototrophica, one region includes:
- a CDS encoding phosphotransferase family protein: protein MGDVAGAAADTTAVRSGEDVPVEALRGWLATAMPMLVPAGSTMDVRQFPAGFSNLTYLVTLHHEHGDSGLVLRRPPRGVSGGIAHDVAREYGILAALHPLGVPVPRPLVKCDEPSVIGAPFYLMEHVRGVILRGAAPPSLPQDGETVSGRLRALSRTFVHTLTQLHAVPVDDGPLATLGRPEGYVQRQVQGWTKRWQASRTDDVPSISRVATWLEANRPPERGVSLVHNDFKLDNLILSPDLSQVLAILDWEMATVGDPLMDLGTSLAYWVEADDAPIFRSLGLGVTALPGAYTRAELVAAYGAASGRDISDAPFYLAFGLFKVAVIAQQIYARYRQGLTADPRFASLGNVVAALGERAERAVLTA, encoded by the coding sequence ATGGGTGATGTTGCAGGCGCCGCTGCTGACACCACAGCGGTGCGTTCCGGCGAGGACGTGCCGGTGGAAGCGCTACGGGGCTGGTTGGCCACGGCCATGCCAATGTTGGTGCCGGCCGGCAGTACGATGGACGTGCGGCAGTTCCCGGCCGGGTTCTCGAATCTGACGTATCTGGTCACCCTGCACCATGAACATGGGGACAGCGGGTTGGTGCTGCGCCGACCGCCCCGCGGCGTGAGCGGTGGTATCGCGCATGATGTGGCCCGTGAGTACGGAATTCTTGCTGCGTTGCATCCGCTGGGAGTACCCGTCCCGCGCCCTCTCGTGAAATGCGACGAGCCGTCGGTAATTGGCGCGCCGTTCTATCTCATGGAGCATGTGCGCGGCGTGATTCTGCGCGGAGCGGCGCCGCCGTCACTGCCTCAGGACGGCGAAACAGTGTCGGGGCGCCTGCGGGCGTTGTCCCGCACTTTCGTGCACACCCTGACGCAGTTGCATGCGGTGCCCGTAGATGATGGCCCACTGGCAACCCTGGGACGCCCTGAGGGTTATGTGCAGCGTCAGGTGCAGGGGTGGACCAAGCGATGGCAGGCATCACGCACGGACGATGTGCCGTCGATAAGCCGGGTGGCCACATGGCTGGAGGCCAATCGCCCGCCAGAGCGCGGCGTGAGTCTGGTGCACAACGATTTCAAACTGGATAACCTGATCCTGTCCCCCGACCTGTCGCAGGTGCTGGCCATTCTCGACTGGGAAATGGCCACGGTGGGCGACCCGCTCATGGATCTGGGCACCTCACTGGCGTATTGGGTGGAAGCCGATGACGCGCCGATCTTTCGTTCGCTGGGGCTGGGAGTCACCGCCTTGCCCGGAGCGTACACGCGGGCCGAACTGGTGGCCGCGTACGGAGCGGCGAGTGGGCGTGACATCAGTGATGCGCCCTTCTACCTGGCCTTCGGATTGTTCAAGGTCGCGGTCATTGCCCAGCAGATTTATGCGCGCTACCGCCAAGGCCTCACCGCAGACCCGCGGTTTGCGTCGCTGGGCAACGTAGTCGCGGCGCTCGGAGAGAGAGCGGAAAGGGCGGTTTTAACAGCGTAA
- a CDS encoding acyl-CoA dehydrogenase family protein, producing MTPVDHDALLATARRFVREEIVPLEATLLGAPWHVAEPTLNALRVRAKALGLWAPFLPAQYGGLDMPLDAFARLSEVLGWSPFGHYVCNCQAPDVGNMELLLAFGSDAQKQEYLEPLARGEIRSCFAMTEPEHAGSNPVQLSTTAVHESGAWVINGHKWFTSSADGAAFAVVMAVTDADETRRHYRASQIIVPLQTPGYKLVRNISVMGEAGGGWASHAEVRFDDVRVPTGNLLGLQGHGFALAQERLGPGRIHHCMRWIGICERAFDLMCRYATTREVAPGETLATKQQVQFWIAESRLEIHASRLMVLDAATRMAREGQESAREEISYIKVFVANTLQRVLDRAIQVHGALGMTDDTPLAWWYRHERAARIYDGADEVHKTVIARRALRPYLEVAPRIPREH from the coding sequence ATGACGCCGGTCGATCACGATGCGCTGCTCGCCACCGCACGGCGCTTTGTGCGCGAAGAAATCGTACCGCTTGAGGCCACCCTGCTTGGTGCGCCTTGGCATGTGGCTGAGCCTACGCTCAATGCCTTGCGCGTCCGCGCCAAGGCGCTGGGGTTGTGGGCCCCGTTTCTCCCCGCACAGTACGGTGGGCTCGACATGCCGCTGGATGCCTTTGCCCGGCTCAGCGAAGTGCTTGGCTGGTCGCCTTTTGGGCACTACGTGTGCAACTGCCAAGCGCCGGACGTGGGGAACATGGAACTGCTACTGGCCTTTGGGTCGGACGCGCAGAAGCAGGAATACCTTGAGCCGTTGGCGCGCGGCGAGATTCGCAGCTGCTTCGCCATGACGGAGCCGGAACATGCGGGGTCCAACCCGGTGCAGCTATCCACCACGGCAGTCCATGAGTCGGGGGCGTGGGTCATCAACGGGCACAAGTGGTTTACGAGCAGTGCCGATGGTGCCGCGTTTGCCGTCGTCATGGCGGTCACCGACGCCGATGAGACTCGGCGCCACTACCGGGCCAGTCAGATCATCGTGCCGCTGCAAACGCCGGGGTACAAGCTCGTGCGAAACATCTCCGTGATGGGTGAGGCCGGCGGCGGCTGGGCCAGTCACGCTGAAGTGCGCTTTGATGACGTGCGTGTGCCGACGGGCAATCTGCTGGGACTGCAAGGGCACGGCTTTGCGCTGGCGCAGGAGCGTCTGGGGCCGGGGCGCATTCACCATTGCATGCGGTGGATTGGCATTTGTGAACGGGCGTTCGATCTCATGTGCCGCTACGCCACTACCCGCGAAGTGGCCCCGGGTGAAACCCTGGCCACCAAACAGCAGGTGCAGTTCTGGATTGCCGAATCCCGTCTGGAGATTCACGCATCGCGATTGATGGTCCTGGATGCCGCAACCCGTATGGCGCGTGAGGGGCAGGAGTCGGCGCGGGAGGAAATTTCCTATATCAAGGTGTTCGTCGCCAATACGCTGCAACGGGTGCTGGATCGCGCCATTCAGGTACACGGCGCGCTGGGCATGACGGACGACACACCGCTGGCGTGGTGGTACCGTCACGAACGCGCCGCCCGCATTTACGACGGGGCGGACGAAGTGCACAAGACCGTCATTGCCCGTCGGGCCCTACGGCCGTATCTCGAGGTGGCCCCCCGGATTCCCAGGGAGCACTGA
- a CDS encoding methyl-accepting chemotaxis protein, translating into MTTRLTWILAAGLAAVAGIIMLTLAHVRDLGRQEEQLIGRTVRAALMARRTQVAFKMQVQEWKNVLLRGQDDASLKKYRAQFLDESRTVQALADTLNSLLPDSTQHALLARFSDSHSTLNTRYLAAMANFEADTHRLAATADAEVKGLDRPPVATLDSLVDMVADDLEATAGSHKTQLARDEVFLTILAILMCGGLAVGGWRVIRGITQPVLAVSRQLDLVRTQVVAPLASSAQAISIGKLELSEVAVVAPLALQREDEIGAIADSSNAIASEADAVVRSVGEAMAALEEVLATMQERIGRVQVGDLSPENLTRGSVHPGVYGDLHAALDSAVAAVAAPMRSAKTVLAQAAEGNLQGRMPANLPGEFGAISSAVNTALGQLATALLEIREAADETRSHAHDLVDVNTQLRDDASARASRLGDVARLLDQTVERITLSSREMLELRDEAGRVDGAVRTGAEAVTGVAERMQRVRSSTAESARIARTIEEIAFQTNLLALNAAVEAARAGDAGRGFAVVAEEVRSLALRAAEASRQTGELIARSAEAARDGSEFADAVAAQLVVVQQDVAQLRHRVAEKADEVAQEAADVHDQAASLGLLGAQLMETARAADATVQVATVVLTDAERVLDQVDRFELESSNDVLVTPSIAPRSYGAPVRVA; encoded by the coding sequence ATGACGACTCGTCTGACATGGATCCTTGCTGCTGGCCTCGCGGCCGTGGCGGGAATCATTATGCTCACCCTTGCACACGTTCGGGACCTGGGGCGCCAGGAAGAGCAGCTGATCGGTCGAACGGTGCGGGCTGCGCTCATGGCTCGGCGAACCCAAGTGGCGTTCAAGATGCAGGTGCAGGAGTGGAAGAATGTGCTGCTCCGTGGACAGGACGATGCGAGCCTGAAGAAATACCGCGCGCAATTCCTGGACGAATCGCGCACAGTACAAGCGCTGGCTGACACGTTGAATAGCCTCCTTCCCGACAGCACCCAGCACGCGCTCCTGGCGCGGTTCAGCGACAGTCACAGCACACTGAATACCCGGTATCTCGCCGCGATGGCGAACTTCGAGGCCGACACACATCGGCTCGCGGCCACCGCCGACGCTGAGGTCAAGGGGCTCGACCGCCCGCCGGTGGCCACCCTCGATTCTCTGGTCGACATGGTGGCCGATGATCTGGAAGCGACCGCCGGCAGTCACAAGACCCAGCTGGCGCGTGATGAAGTATTCCTGACGATTTTGGCAATTCTCATGTGCGGCGGGCTGGCGGTAGGTGGCTGGCGCGTGATCCGTGGCATTACGCAGCCCGTCCTGGCGGTCTCGCGCCAGCTTGACCTGGTGCGGACGCAGGTCGTCGCGCCACTGGCGTCGTCAGCCCAGGCCATTTCGATTGGCAAGCTCGAACTCAGCGAAGTCGCGGTTGTCGCGCCGCTGGCGTTGCAGCGCGAAGACGAAATTGGCGCCATTGCCGATAGTAGTAATGCAATTGCCTCCGAAGCCGACGCGGTCGTGCGCAGCGTGGGGGAGGCGATGGCGGCCCTGGAAGAGGTGCTCGCCACGATGCAGGAGCGCATCGGTCGGGTCCAAGTCGGTGATCTCTCGCCGGAAAATCTCACACGTGGCAGCGTCCACCCCGGCGTCTACGGCGACTTGCATGCCGCGTTGGACAGTGCCGTTGCTGCGGTCGCCGCCCCTATGCGTTCGGCCAAAACCGTGCTGGCGCAGGCTGCAGAGGGGAACTTGCAGGGCCGGATGCCGGCGAACCTGCCGGGTGAGTTTGGGGCGATCTCCAGCGCCGTGAATACCGCGTTGGGACAATTGGCCACTGCCCTGCTGGAGATTCGGGAAGCCGCGGACGAAACCCGCTCGCATGCCCATGACCTGGTGGACGTGAACACCCAGTTGCGCGATGATGCATCGGCCCGGGCCAGCCGCCTTGGTGACGTGGCCCGGTTGTTGGATCAGACGGTGGAACGGATCACCCTGTCGTCGCGGGAGATGCTGGAGCTGCGTGACGAGGCGGGTCGGGTCGATGGCGCCGTGCGTACGGGGGCAGAAGCGGTCACCGGCGTGGCCGAGCGCATGCAGCGCGTGCGGTCCTCGACCGCGGAAAGTGCGCGTATCGCCCGCACTATTGAGGAGATCGCCTTCCAGACCAATCTGTTAGCGTTGAATGCGGCGGTTGAAGCGGCGCGCGCCGGCGACGCGGGTCGTGGATTCGCCGTGGTGGCTGAGGAGGTGCGAAGCCTTGCCCTCCGCGCTGCCGAAGCGTCACGACAGACCGGGGAGTTGATTGCGCGCTCCGCCGAAGCGGCGCGTGACGGATCGGAGTTTGCCGATGCCGTTGCGGCCCAACTGGTTGTTGTGCAGCAGGACGTGGCGCAGCTCCGGCACCGGGTGGCCGAAAAAGCGGACGAGGTCGCTCAGGAAGCGGCTGATGTGCATGATCAGGCGGCGTCGCTGGGATTGCTGGGAGCACAGCTGATGGAGACGGCGCGGGCTGCCGATGCCACGGTGCAGGTGGCGACGGTGGTGTTGACCGATGCCGAGCGCGTATTGGATCAGGTGGATCGCTTTGAGCTGGAGTCGTCGAACGATGTGCTCGTCACTCCGTCAATCGCGCCCCGATCGTACGGAGCACCGGTGCGCGTGGCGTAA
- a CDS encoding dienelactone hydrolase family protein → MSELRGSMMDFRAPGQETAGGQAHGYLSLPPAGTGPGLIVLQEWWGLVDHIKSVADRFAEAGYVVLAPDLYKGKSATSPDDAQRLMMALDLPFAAQALGGAAEYLLAHDAVHPKRVGVLGFCMGGQLALYAATIHPEMFDAVVDFYGVFNPNVPVNLKALRAPVLAHFGVHDASIPRDKADRLLRDMAHAGAECDGYFYEAGHAFFNDSRDVVYNAQAAQLAWTRTLEFLHINLEAH, encoded by the coding sequence ATGAGCGAGCTTCGTGGCAGCATGATGGACTTCCGTGCCCCCGGTCAGGAGACCGCTGGCGGACAGGCCCACGGCTATCTCTCCCTGCCCCCCGCGGGAACCGGCCCCGGGTTGATCGTGCTGCAGGAATGGTGGGGGCTGGTGGATCACATCAAGTCCGTGGCGGACCGCTTTGCCGAGGCGGGCTATGTCGTGTTGGCCCCCGACCTGTACAAGGGAAAATCGGCCACCAGTCCCGACGATGCGCAGCGTCTCATGATGGCGCTTGACCTCCCCTTCGCGGCCCAGGCCCTCGGCGGTGCGGCCGAGTATCTCTTAGCGCACGATGCGGTGCACCCCAAACGGGTGGGCGTCCTCGGCTTCTGCATGGGTGGCCAGCTGGCGCTCTACGCCGCCACCATCCATCCGGAAATGTTTGATGCCGTGGTGGACTTCTACGGGGTGTTCAACCCGAATGTGCCGGTGAATCTCAAAGCACTGCGGGCGCCGGTGCTGGCCCATTTTGGCGTGCACGACGCGTCGATTCCGCGTGACAAGGCCGACCGGCTGCTGCGGGACATGGCACATGCCGGCGCCGAATGTGACGGCTATTTCTACGAAGCCGGTCATGCATTTTTCAATGATTCCCGGGACGTGGTCTACAACGCACAGGCCGCACAGCTGGCGTGGACCCGGACCCTGGAGTTTCTGCATATCAACCTCGAGGCGCATTGA
- a CDS encoding SDR family NAD(P)-dependent oxidoreductase encodes MNSPNALPDPLTPVGADAISRFRLDGKVAIVTGGTRGIGLSIATTFARAGARVMVSSRKAEHVEAVVRALRAEGHDVLGLASNMGKAADAHELAARTVEHFDGIDIIVNNAATNPIFGPLQTATDEAFDKIFSVNVKGPFELCKTAHSVMVERGGGAIVNISSIGGITPEAGLGLYSMSKSALVSLTKVMAQEWGADGIRANVICPGLIKTKFSSALWQDHAIADKVLGHQPLRRIGVPDDVAGLALFLASDASAYCTGSVYMVDGGYLS; translated from the coding sequence ATGAACTCCCCGAACGCGCTTCCTGATCCGCTGACCCCTGTTGGCGCCGATGCCATCTCCCGGTTTCGCCTCGACGGAAAGGTGGCCATCGTCACCGGGGGCACACGTGGTATTGGGCTCTCCATCGCCACGACGTTTGCCCGCGCTGGCGCCCGCGTCATGGTTTCGAGTCGCAAGGCCGAGCATGTGGAGGCGGTGGTCCGCGCCCTGCGGGCTGAGGGGCACGACGTGCTGGGGTTGGCGTCCAATATGGGGAAGGCGGCCGATGCCCACGAACTGGCGGCTCGCACCGTGGAGCACTTCGATGGCATTGATATCATCGTCAACAACGCCGCCACCAATCCAATTTTCGGTCCGCTGCAAACGGCGACCGACGAAGCGTTCGACAAGATTTTCAGTGTGAACGTGAAGGGGCCGTTTGAGCTGTGCAAAACGGCGCACTCCGTCATGGTGGAGCGTGGTGGTGGGGCGATCGTGAACATTTCAAGCATCGGTGGTATTACGCCGGAAGCCGGACTGGGGCTGTACAGCATGAGCAAGTCGGCCCTCGTGTCCCTGACGAAGGTGATGGCGCAGGAGTGGGGAGCCGACGGTATCCGGGCCAATGTGATTTGCCCCGGTCTCATCAAGACCAAGTTTTCCTCGGCGCTCTGGCAGGACCATGCGATCGCCGACAAGGTGCTGGGACATCAGCCACTGCGACGCATCGGGGTCCCGGACGATGTGGCCGGCTTGGCGCTCTTTCTCGCGTCCGATGCGTCGGCCTATTGCACCGGATCGGTGTACATGGTGGACGGAGGATACCTGTCGTGA
- a CDS encoding 3-hydroxyacyl-CoA dehydrogenase/enoyl-CoA hydratase family protein has protein sequence MRVTTVGVVGAGAMGSGIAALAASAGCRVVLLDIPGDADPASPNRSAPAKNGLAKAIKSKPASFMEAAAVARVRVGNTDDHVSWLAECDWICEAIIELAEPKQQLFARIEALMKPTAIVSSNTSGIPMATLLEGRSEKFRRRFLGTHFFNPPRYMHLLEVIPTPETDPAVIGAMNGFAERTLGKGIVIAKDVPGFIANRLGVYGMVATMRRMQQHGLTIDEVDGLTGSLIGRARSATFRTGDLSGLDVLAHVTKGIGAATGEDFALPTWVHEALVGTGKLGDKTGGGFYSKTKTGTLTFDWKTTSYVPQQRLEGGDIRQAIRLPIAQRLPVIKTLPGAQGAFVRDHVVDAAHYTLTLASQLAHDIVAIDRAMEWGYGWEAGPFQVMDALGIDWLREQFKAEGLDVPPLLELAQGSFYKNGEYLTFDGQYEPLPAIPGRISLAGLAQSGRVLEDNGLSRLIDLGDGVACFEFRSKMNSLGQGVLEGLEKSLRKVEKLGFNGLVIGNEDPRAFSVGADLSLVSFAVSAGAWDDIEASIRTFQDAVMSIRRAPFPVVVAPAGMTLGGGCEFTLHADAVQAHAETYMGLVEVGVGLLPGGGGTKELLMRFTSELQNYEEVDLFAAVKRAFKLIAFATTTTSAFEGRAFGFLRDRDRISMNRDHQLSDAKQRVLDLAPGYLPPIERTVRALGREGIGNLEYALWAAKEGGQASAHDVRVGRAVAYVLCGGDGSPRDVTEQDLLDLEREQFLSLLGTKETQERIAYTLKTGKPLRN, from the coding sequence ATGCGTGTGACGACCGTCGGCGTGGTGGGCGCCGGCGCCATGGGGAGCGGCATTGCCGCGCTCGCGGCGTCGGCGGGCTGCCGCGTCGTGCTCCTCGACATCCCCGGCGACGCGGACCCCGCCTCGCCCAATCGCAGTGCCCCCGCAAAGAACGGGCTTGCCAAGGCCATCAAGAGCAAGCCGGCGTCCTTCATGGAAGCCGCCGCGGTGGCGCGCGTGCGCGTGGGGAACACCGACGACCATGTGTCCTGGCTCGCCGAGTGCGACTGGATTTGCGAAGCCATCATTGAACTGGCGGAACCCAAGCAGCAGCTGTTCGCGCGCATCGAAGCGCTCATGAAGCCCACCGCGATTGTGTCGTCGAACACATCGGGCATTCCCATGGCTACGTTGCTCGAGGGACGCAGTGAGAAGTTCCGTCGCCGGTTTCTGGGCACGCACTTCTTCAATCCGCCGCGCTACATGCACCTGCTCGAAGTCATCCCTACCCCGGAGACCGATCCCGCGGTCATTGGTGCGATGAATGGCTTCGCCGAACGCACGCTGGGCAAGGGCATCGTGATCGCGAAGGACGTGCCCGGATTCATTGCCAACCGATTGGGCGTCTACGGCATGGTGGCCACCATGCGCCGCATGCAGCAGCACGGTCTTACTATTGACGAAGTGGATGGTCTTACCGGCTCACTCATTGGGCGCGCCCGTTCAGCGACCTTTCGCACCGGCGACCTGTCGGGGCTGGACGTCCTCGCGCACGTCACCAAGGGAATAGGGGCCGCCACCGGCGAGGATTTTGCGCTGCCTACCTGGGTGCACGAGGCGCTGGTGGGCACCGGCAAGCTCGGTGACAAAACCGGTGGCGGTTTTTACAGCAAGACCAAAACCGGCACCCTCACCTTCGACTGGAAGACCACGAGCTACGTTCCGCAGCAGCGGCTTGAAGGTGGAGACATTAGGCAAGCCATTCGGTTGCCCATTGCCCAGCGACTCCCCGTCATCAAGACGCTGCCGGGGGCGCAGGGCGCCTTTGTGCGTGATCATGTCGTGGATGCCGCGCACTACACGCTCACGTTGGCGTCGCAGCTCGCCCACGACATTGTCGCCATCGATCGCGCCATGGAGTGGGGTTACGGCTGGGAAGCAGGGCCGTTTCAGGTCATGGATGCCCTCGGCATTGACTGGCTGCGGGAGCAGTTCAAGGCGGAAGGGCTGGATGTTCCGCCGCTGTTGGAGCTGGCACAGGGATCGTTCTACAAGAATGGCGAATACCTCACCTTCGATGGTCAGTACGAACCCCTCCCCGCCATCCCGGGACGCATCTCGCTGGCCGGATTGGCGCAGAGCGGACGCGTGCTCGAAGACAACGGCCTCTCGCGCCTCATCGACCTTGGTGACGGCGTGGCCTGTTTCGAGTTCCGCTCCAAGATGAACAGTCTTGGACAGGGCGTGTTGGAAGGACTCGAAAAGTCGCTGCGCAAGGTGGAGAAGCTGGGCTTCAACGGCCTGGTCATCGGCAACGAAGACCCGCGCGCTTTCAGTGTGGGCGCCGACCTGTCGCTGGTGTCGTTTGCCGTCTCGGCCGGCGCGTGGGATGACATTGAAGCCTCCATCCGCACGTTCCAGGATGCCGTGATGTCCATTCGTCGCGCACCGTTCCCGGTGGTGGTGGCGCCGGCGGGCATGACGCTTGGCGGCGGCTGCGAGTTCACGCTGCACGCCGATGCCGTGCAGGCGCACGCGGAAACGTACATGGGGCTCGTGGAAGTGGGCGTGGGCCTGCTCCCCGGTGGCGGCGGCACGAAAGAACTGCTCATGCGCTTCACCAGCGAATTGCAGAACTACGAAGAGGTGGATCTCTTCGCCGCCGTAAAGCGCGCCTTCAAGCTCATCGCGTTTGCCACTACCACCACGTCGGCTTTCGAAGGCCGCGCCTTTGGCTTCCTGCGTGATCGCGATCGCATTTCCATGAATCGTGATCATCAGCTCAGCGATGCCAAGCAGCGCGTGCTTGATCTGGCGCCGGGCTATCTGCCGCCCATCGAGCGTACGGTGCGGGCGCTGGGCCGTGAAGGGATTGGCAATCTCGAATACGCCCTCTGGGCGGCCAAGGAAGGCGGACAGGCCAGTGCGCATGATGTCCGGGTCGGCCGCGCCGTCGCCTATGTGCTCTGCGGTGGTGATGGATCACCGCGCGATGTCACCGAGCAGGACCTCCTCGACCTCGAACGCGAACAGTTCCTGTCGCTCCTTGGCACCAAGGAAACGCAGGAGCGCATCGCGTATACCCTCAAGACCGGCAAGCCGCTGCGCAACTGA
- a CDS encoding lysophospholipid acyltransferase family protein: MSQSVASWQLGPEAPQSHRPWLRALGWWILRRAGWDFSGQMPNIPKFVAIVAPHTSNWDFPIGLAAKWALGFDAHWWGKDSLFKPPLGWFMRANGGIPVVRTNKNNAVERTVELARRSERFALALAPEGTRKKVSDWRSGFWHVAKGADIPICCVALDWEHKLVRLGPTVTADEDDPAVGMARIQALYHGIKGYNPSQQL; the protein is encoded by the coding sequence ATGTCGCAATCCGTCGCCAGTTGGCAGCTCGGTCCCGAAGCTCCCCAATCCCATCGTCCCTGGCTGCGCGCCCTCGGATGGTGGATCCTCCGCCGTGCCGGATGGGACTTTTCCGGGCAGATGCCGAACATCCCCAAGTTTGTGGCTATCGTGGCCCCGCATACGTCAAACTGGGACTTCCCCATTGGCCTCGCAGCCAAATGGGCGCTGGGGTTTGATGCCCATTGGTGGGGTAAGGACTCCCTCTTCAAGCCGCCCCTCGGCTGGTTCATGCGCGCGAACGGGGGTATCCCGGTTGTGCGGACCAACAAGAACAATGCCGTGGAGCGCACCGTGGAGCTGGCGCGCCGCAGTGAGCGGTTTGCACTGGCTCTCGCCCCCGAAGGCACCCGCAAGAAAGTCAGCGATTGGCGCAGTGGCTTCTGGCATGTGGCCAAGGGTGCCGACATCCCCATCTGCTGCGTGGCGCTGGACTGGGAGCACAAGCTCGTGAGACTTGGCCCTACGGTCACCGCCGACGAGGATGATCCCGCCGTTGGTATGGCCCGTATTCAGGCCCTGTACCATGGCATCAAGGGCTACAACCCTTCGCAACAGCTATAG
- a CDS encoding thiolase family protein: MTEVVIVSCARSAVARGKADGALANVHPVDLSSTVMKAAIERAGVDPVLIEDVQWGCAMPEASQGLNHARLAWLRGGLPVETAAATVNRFCSSGLQSVAYAAQAIMAGQGDAIMAGGIEMMSQVPMSGYNARLAPEITESYIGMGFTAERVAKRWEITREQQDAFALASQQKAAAAVASGVFAPEIVPIHTQRYHWKGASKTVTDMVFDTDECPRATTAEALAKLRPAFMPTGSVTAGNASPYSDGAAAVLVMRADTAKSLGLTPLARFVSFAVGGVEPDIMGVGPIKAVPKALKRAGLSLSDLKLIEFNEAFAAQALAVIKELDMPTDIINVNGGAIALGHPLGATGAKLTTQLVHELRRRGGGYGMVTMCIGGGMGAAGVFEVYPQ; this comes from the coding sequence ATGACCGAGGTCGTGATTGTCAGTTGTGCGCGCAGCGCCGTGGCCCGCGGAAAGGCCGATGGGGCGCTGGCGAACGTGCATCCGGTGGATCTGTCGTCCACCGTCATGAAGGCTGCCATCGAACGGGCCGGGGTGGATCCCGTGCTGATTGAGGATGTGCAGTGGGGGTGCGCCATGCCGGAAGCATCCCAGGGGCTTAACCACGCGCGTTTGGCGTGGCTACGCGGCGGATTGCCGGTGGAAACGGCAGCGGCTACCGTGAACCGGTTCTGTTCATCAGGGTTGCAGTCGGTGGCGTATGCCGCGCAGGCCATCATGGCTGGACAGGGCGACGCCATCATGGCCGGTGGCATCGAGATGATGTCGCAGGTGCCCATGAGCGGCTACAACGCGCGGCTGGCACCGGAAATCACCGAGAGCTACATCGGCATGGGCTTCACCGCCGAGCGCGTGGCCAAACGGTGGGAGATCACTCGCGAACAGCAGGATGCGTTTGCGCTGGCCAGTCAGCAGAAGGCCGCCGCCGCCGTGGCGAGCGGCGTCTTTGCGCCGGAGATCGTCCCCATCCATACGCAGCGCTACCACTGGAAGGGCGCCAGCAAGACGGTCACCGACATGGTGTTCGATACGGACGAATGCCCACGTGCCACAACGGCCGAGGCTCTGGCCAAATTGCGCCCCGCGTTCATGCCTACGGGTTCGGTAACGGCGGGCAACGCGAGTCCCTACTCCGATGGTGCCGCCGCCGTGCTGGTGATGCGCGCCGACACGGCCAAGTCCCTCGGCCTCACGCCGCTCGCCCGGTTCGTGAGCTTCGCGGTAGGCGGCGTGGAGCCGGACATCATGGGTGTGGGCCCCATCAAGGCGGTGCCCAAGGCACTCAAGCGCGCTGGCCTGTCGCTTTCCGATCTCAAGCTGATCGAGTTCAACGAAGCGTTCGCCGCGCAGGCGCTCGCCGTGATCAAGGAGCTCGACATGCCCACGGACATCATCAACGTGAACGGTGGCGCCATTGCCCTTGGCCACCCGCTCGGCGCCACCGGCGCCAAGCTCACGACCCAGTTGGTGCACGAACTCCGCCGCCGTGGTGGTGGCTACGGCATGGTCACCATGTGCATTGGCGGAGGCATGGGCGCGGCGGGAGTCTTTGAAGTGTACCCGCAGTAG